TCGCCTAACGTGTCATGATTTCCAACTGAAAACTTGGTAAAAGGGTGCGCTGGATTGGCAGTTTCTTTGTGGGCTTGAATAATTCGACGGTTATCATCTTTGACTTTGAGATTAAACTCAGCATCGATTGCATTGCGCTCGTCCGTCAAAGCACTTTGCTCGAACAAGGGGGCAATGAAAAAGTCAGAAAAGCGCGAAAGTAGGTGGTCTAGCTTGGTGCTAAGACAGTCAAAAAAGTAACAAGTGTGCTCTGTGCCCGTCCAAGCGTTGCTGTTTCCTCCACTTTGACTAACAATTTGCGAGAACTCCCCTTTAATTGGGTATTGCTCTGTACCTAAAAACAACATATGCTCAATGAAGTGGGCCATGCCTTGGCGACCAACTGGATCGTCGAAGTGGCCTACATTAATAGTTAAAGAGGCAGCGGACTTCTCACTACTCGGGTCGGTTATGAGTAAAACCCTAAGACCATTGTCCAGTGTTATGTGCTTATATTGTTTATTATCATTGTTGCTTAATTTCAAGTTTACGCCGCCGATATAAGAAGTGAGACAGTCTTAAAAGTAGTAAACCACTTACCAGTTCTAAGTATTTTGTTTTAATATAGCGGACATGCAACTAGGTTTACTACTGAATAGAGATAAAAAACCAATACTTTTCGGAGAGCTATGAAAACAATATTGATAATGCGTCATGGTGAAGCCGGCCCCATGCAGGCAGATGATGCCGCTCGCTTACTGACCGAACGAGGTAAAGTACAAGCGTTCGAAATGGGAAAATGGTTATCTCAGTCATATCAACCAAATGCATTACTCGTAAGCCCATATTCTCGCGCACAACAGACAGCTGAAGCCGTAAAGCAAAGCAATGAATTTGCTTATACAGAGACCTGTAACGATGTGATACCCAGCGGTAATGCTTCTTTTGCTGTTGATTATCTTGAAACGCTTATTAGTATGAATGAGGCGTTAGATAATTGGCTGATTGTTGCTCATATGCCGATCGTCAGTTATATGGTGGATCAACTTGTACCTGGTGAGATGCCTATTTTTCCTACTGCTGGTGTGGCCGTGATAGAGTATTGTCCTAGGACACACAAGTCTACTTATAAAGGGCTTCATTCTCCTTCCTGTTAATGTTCCTAGGACTGCAATCGAAATAACATACCTTGAGTAAAGTTATGTAATTTTGCAGTCTATATGTCATGCCTGCTGTGCCTCTATGTTATTTTGAATAAAAATTTAATTCCACTTTTGAACTATTGGGCTGTGGTGTGTTCTTACTTTTATCTGTTGTAATGTGATAGCAGAGGTCTAATGTCCTCTTATCTCAATCTACAGTTCGATAAGATAACAAAGCTTTCATGACACCGGTTACCATTTTGGGCGATGGTCATCAGTGCAAACTAAAGATATTTCATTTTTTTATTGCAGAGACTAGTTTGACCTTATTTTGCTTCATCAATGAAATATTGATCTTTTGTTTACTAATTGGGTAAAAAATAATTTCTGGAACATAGTGTTGAACAGTTTATAAGGACAAATGTCCGCTTTTTGTAGCTAAAAGTTGTTAAATTTGACCTAACGTCGTCGAACGTTGTGAAAATGTGTGTAATTTATGTGTTTATTAGAAGCATTTTAAAAATATGCTGCTATAATTACGCCCGTCGCGTTCAGCCTCGTTTTGTCGTTTTGCACTCTCGAGATCGAGGTCCGCGTTGTTTGTCATCAACGCGCAAAATTGAACGCCATAGCCAATGTGATACGGCGCCCAAATATACCGTTGAACTCAAAGAGTGCATTAATAAGGTCAAAAACCAACATGAAAGCAATGAAAAGATCTACGTTAGCAACTTTAATCAATGCAACGTTGTTCTCTGCTGTGGCAGGTACTTCATTCACTACGCTAGCTGAAGAAGAGCAAGCGAAAAGCAATCAACTGGAAGTGATTCAAATCACCGCACGTAAACGGGTTGAAAATGCACAAGAAGTGCCAGTTTCAGTGTCTGCATTACAAGGTGATAATTTAGACGCCTATAGTTCTGCTGGTATGGATATCCGCTTTATGAACGCTAAGATCCCGAGCTTATCGGTTGAATCTTCGTTTGGACGTACATTCCCGCGCTTTTATGTTCGCGGTCTTGGTAACACCGATTTCGATTTGAATGCATCTCAGCCTGTTTCACTTGTGGTTGATGAAGTTGTCCAAGAAAACCCTATCCTAAAAGGCTTCCCTGTTTTTGATATTGAGCGTATCGAAGTATTACGTGGTCCACAGGGCACTTTATTTGGCCGTAACACGCCAGCTGGTCTAGTTAAA
This genomic window from Pseudoalteromonas luteoviolacea contains:
- the sixA gene encoding phosphohistidine phosphatase SixA, translating into MKTILIMRHGEAGPMQADDAARLLTERGKVQAFEMGKWLSQSYQPNALLVSPYSRAQQTAEAVKQSNEFAYTETCNDVIPSGNASFAVDYLETLISMNEALDNWLIVAHMPIVSYMVDQLVPGEMPIFPTAGVAVIEYCPRTHKSTYKGLHSPSC